A stretch of the Macaca mulatta isolate MMU2019108-1 chromosome 16, T2T-MMU8v2.0, whole genome shotgun sequence genome encodes the following:
- the OR1D5 gene encoding LOW QUALITY PROTEIN: olfactory receptor 1D5 (The sequence of the model RefSeq protein was modified relative to this genomic sequence to represent the inferred CDS: inserted 4 bases in 2 codons; deleted 1 base in 1 codon): MRAINKHLLVLMLQKVGGVDGDNQSENSQFLLLGMSESPEQQQILFWMFLSMYLVTVVGNVLIILAISSDSRLHTPMYFFLAKFSFTDLFFVTNXVPKMLVNLQSQNKAISYAGCLTQLYFLVSLVTLDNLILAMAYDHYVAICHPLHYVTAMSPGLCVLLLCLCWGLSALYGLLLTLLMTTVTFCGSRKIHYLFCEMYVLLRLACSNTHIIHTVLVATGCFXFLTPLGFTTTSYIRIVRTILQIPSVSKKYKTFSTCASHLGVVSLFYGTLVMVYLQPLHIYSMKDSVATVMYAVVTPMMNPFIYSLRNKDMHGALGRLLGRPFQRLK; the protein is encoded by the exons ATGAGGgcaattaataaacatttgttggtGTTAATGTTGCAGAAGGTTGGGGGA GTGGATGGAGATaaccagagtgagaactcacaGTTCCTTCTCCTGGGGATGTCAGAGAGTCCTGAGCAGCAGCAGATCCTGTTTTGGATGTTCCTGTCCATGTACCTGGTCACGGTGGTGGGAAATGTGCTCATCATCCTGGCCATCAGCTCTGATTCTCGCctgcacacccccatgtactTCTTCCTGGCCAAATTCTCCTTCACTGACCTCTTCTTTGTCACCAA AGTCCCCAAGATGCTGGTGAACCTCCAGTCCCAGAACAAAGCCATCTCCTATGCAGGGTGTCTGACACAGCTCTACTTCCTGGTCTCCTTGGTGACCCTGGACAACCTCATCCTGGCCATGGCATATGACCACTATGTGGCCATCTGCCACCCCCTCCACTATGTCACAGCCATGAGTCCTGGACTCTGTGTCTTGCTCCTCTGCTTGTGTTGGGGGCTGTCTGCTCTCTATggcctcctcctcaccctcctcatGACCACGGTGACCTTCTGTGGGTCCCGAAAGATCCACTACCTCTTCTGTGAGATGTACGTCCTGCTGCGGCTGGCATGTTCCAACACCCACATCATTCACACAGTGCTGGTTGCTACTGGCTGCTT CTTCCTCACCCCCTTAGGGTTCACGACCACATCCTATATACGTATTGTCAGAACCATCCTTCAGATACCCTCAGTCTCTAAGAAATACAAAACCTTCTCTACCTGTGCCTCACATTTGGGTGTGGTCTCCCTCTTTTATGGAACACTTGTTATGGTATATCTGCAGCCCCTCCACATCTACTCCATGAAGGACTCAGTAGCCACAGTGATGTATGCTGTGGTGACACCTATGATGAACCCTTTCATCTACAGCCTGAGGAACAAAGACATGCATGGGGCTCTGGGAAGACTCCTAGGGAGACCCTTTCAGAGGCTTAAATGA